A DNA window from Rhodococcus sp. Z13 contains the following coding sequences:
- a CDS encoding PDR/VanB family oxidoreductase → MTATPTDEHRKLQVIGKDVLADGVVAVRLADPDGDPVPAWDPGSHIDLVVDASTVRQYSLCGDVEDGTSLTVAVLREENGRGGSKWVHDHLQVGDLVGIGGPRNNFRFEPVPSCLFVAGGIGITPLLPMLRAADAAGSDWRLLYGGRTRNSMAFAADLAARHPDRVEIRPQDEFGLLDLAGALDTLLAGAAVYCCGPEPLLQALEGECRTRPGITLHVERFAAKERPADAVDGVFEVELVQSGTSVTVQADESLLDAVLRSGVDVPFSCREGTCGTCEVAVVDGEPDHRDSVLTGDEQAANDCMMICVSRSRTPKLVLDL, encoded by the coding sequence ATGACGGCAACCCCCACCGACGAGCACCGCAAGCTGCAGGTGATCGGCAAGGACGTGCTCGCGGACGGTGTCGTGGCCGTACGGCTCGCGGACCCGGACGGAGACCCCGTCCCCGCCTGGGATCCCGGCTCACACATCGACCTCGTCGTCGACGCGTCGACGGTGCGGCAGTACTCGCTGTGCGGCGACGTCGAGGACGGCACGAGCCTGACCGTCGCGGTCCTCCGCGAGGAGAACGGCCGCGGCGGGTCGAAATGGGTGCACGACCACCTGCAGGTGGGTGATCTCGTCGGCATCGGCGGACCGCGCAACAACTTCCGGTTCGAACCCGTCCCGTCCTGCCTGTTCGTCGCCGGCGGCATCGGCATCACGCCCCTCCTGCCGATGCTCCGTGCGGCCGACGCGGCGGGGTCGGACTGGCGGCTGCTGTACGGCGGGCGTACCCGCAACAGTATGGCGTTCGCTGCCGACCTCGCCGCCCGTCACCCCGACCGCGTGGAGATCAGGCCGCAGGACGAGTTCGGGCTCCTCGATCTCGCCGGCGCGCTCGACACCCTGCTGGCGGGTGCCGCTGTCTACTGCTGCGGGCCGGAACCGCTCCTGCAGGCCCTCGAGGGTGAATGCCGCACGCGGCCCGGAATAACCCTGCACGTCGAACGTTTCGCGGCCAAGGAACGACCCGCCGACGCCGTCGACGGGGTCTTCGAGGTCGAACTCGTGCAGTCCGGCACCAGTGTGACCGTGCAGGCGGACGAGTCCCTGCTCGATGCCGTTCTGCGGTCCGGGGTCGACGTGCCGTTCTCCTGCCGGGAGGGCACGTGCGGCACGTGCGAGGTGGCCGTGGTGGACGGTGAACCCGATCACCGCGACTCGGTCCTGACCGGGGACGAACAGGCCGCGAACGACTGCATGATGATCTGCGTCTCGCGCAGCCGGACGCCGAAGCTCGTCCTGGACCTGTAG
- a CDS encoding class I adenylate-forming enzyme family protein — MASTVGSALHWWAKTKGEQKALVVADESLTYRELQDWSSRIARSLVDRGIERGQRVGVLGPNSLTWPVVALGVLKAGAVLVPLNPRFKPAELRKVADDSGLSLVLIPNEFTTIVEDARALGNSFDIVEFSDITPLREGDQDDFRIDLEPDEPTAVLFTSGSTGMSKGVICTNRTLLNIVFEATLTEEGFRPGSTSLLVLPLVFTPGLVWGLIMTTVLGGTLVVEKELDPNRAARLLGEHNVQAIFGVPLIFEAISRSPEFEKADLSSLRTAIVGGAAVAPALLKRWADKGVALRQIYGMTEAGGVATATLVAEAFDHPDSCGSGSIFTELKVVREDGTEAAPGEEGEILLRGPGVTPGYWNDPESTAVALRDGWLHSGDLGTRDAEGRVKFVDRLKDLIITGGINVSPVEIERVISEIPGVQEVAVIAASDQRFGETPAAIVTVESGVDEATIIEHCDRLMADYKVPRYVVIRDEPLPRLPSGKLSKTAIREEYKDVADRFDKVR, encoded by the coding sequence ATGGCTTCCACTGTCGGTTCGGCCCTGCATTGGTGGGCGAAGACCAAGGGAGAGCAGAAGGCGCTCGTCGTCGCCGACGAGTCGCTCACCTACCGCGAACTGCAGGACTGGTCCAGCCGCATTGCACGATCGCTCGTCGACCGTGGCATCGAACGCGGACAGCGCGTCGGCGTGCTCGGCCCCAACTCGCTGACCTGGCCCGTCGTCGCCCTGGGTGTGCTCAAGGCCGGCGCTGTGCTCGTACCGCTCAACCCGCGGTTCAAGCCGGCCGAACTCCGTAAGGTCGCCGACGACTCGGGCCTGAGCCTGGTCCTCATCCCGAACGAGTTCACGACAATCGTCGAGGACGCCCGGGCACTCGGCAACTCCTTCGACATCGTCGAGTTCTCCGACATCACCCCGCTCCGCGAGGGCGACCAGGACGACTTCCGCATCGACCTCGAACCCGACGAGCCCACCGCCGTGCTGTTCACCAGCGGCTCCACCGGCATGTCGAAGGGCGTCATCTGCACCAACCGGACGCTGCTCAACATCGTCTTCGAGGCCACCCTCACCGAGGAGGGCTTCCGTCCGGGCTCGACCTCGCTGCTCGTCCTCCCGCTGGTGTTCACCCCGGGTCTCGTGTGGGGTCTGATCATGACCACCGTGCTCGGTGGCACCCTCGTCGTCGAGAAGGAACTCGACCCGAACCGCGCCGCGCGGCTGCTCGGCGAGCACAACGTCCAGGCGATCTTCGGCGTGCCGCTCATCTTCGAGGCGATTTCGCGGTCCCCGGAATTCGAGAAGGCCGACCTGTCGTCGCTGCGCACCGCCATCGTCGGCGGCGCCGCCGTCGCCCCCGCGCTGCTGAAGCGCTGGGCCGACAAGGGCGTTGCGCTGCGCCAGATCTACGGCATGACCGAGGCCGGCGGTGTCGCCACCGCCACCCTCGTCGCCGAGGCGTTCGACCATCCCGACTCCTGCGGCTCCGGCTCGATCTTCACCGAGCTCAAGGTCGTTCGTGAGGACGGCACCGAGGCGGCACCCGGCGAGGAAGGCGAGATCCTGCTCCGCGGCCCGGGCGTGACTCCCGGTTACTGGAACGACCCCGAGTCCACCGCGGTCGCCCTGCGCGACGGCTGGCTGCACAGCGGCGACCTCGGCACCCGCGACGCGGAGGGTCGCGTCAAGTTCGTCGACCGGCTCAAGGACCTGATCATCACCGGTGGCATCAACGTCTCGCCGGTCGAGATCGAACGCGTCATCAGCGAGATCCCCGGCGTCCAGGAGGTCGCGGTGATCGCGGCGTCCGACCAGCGTTTCGGTGAGACCCCGGCCGCGATCGTCACCGTCGAGAGCGGTGTCGACGAGGCCACCATCATCGAGCACTGCGACCGGCTGATGGCCGACTACAAGGTTCCGCGCTACGTTGTGATCCGCGACGAGCCCCTGCCGCGGCTCCCCAGTGGCAAGCTGTCGAAGACGGCGATCCGCGAGGAGTACAAGGACGTCGCAGACCGATTCGACAAGGTCCGCTGA
- a CDS encoding SDR family NAD(P)-dependent oxidoreductase, whose protein sequence is MTSTDIAPETDSVLDLFRLDGRVAVVTGAGSGLGAGFVRALAEAGADVVVAARRRDRLEAVAAAVEETGRRCLVVPTDVTDPEQCDALARAAVEEFGRLDILVNNAGITHAAPATRERPEDFRSVLDVNLMGSYWAAQACARVMEPGSSIVNVSSMLGLVKSVLPQAAYAASKAGLIGLTRDLSHQWAQRKGIRVNAVAPGFVETDMISEMGDDTLAEFLRGSSLGRTATQREIDAAVIFLASPASGYVTGSTLAVDGGTSGH, encoded by the coding sequence ATGACCTCGACAGACATTGCCCCCGAGACCGATTCGGTACTCGACCTGTTCCGGCTCGACGGCCGCGTCGCCGTCGTCACGGGTGCCGGTAGCGGGCTGGGAGCCGGTTTCGTACGCGCCCTCGCGGAGGCCGGCGCCGACGTCGTCGTCGCGGCACGTCGACGCGACCGGCTCGAGGCCGTCGCCGCCGCGGTCGAGGAGACCGGACGCCGATGCCTCGTCGTTCCCACCGACGTCACCGACCCCGAACAGTGCGATGCCCTGGCTCGCGCCGCGGTCGAGGAGTTCGGCCGGCTCGACATCCTCGTCAACAATGCCGGTATCACCCATGCCGCGCCGGCGACGCGGGAACGCCCCGAGGACTTCCGGTCCGTGCTCGACGTGAACCTGATGGGCAGCTACTGGGCCGCGCAGGCGTGCGCCCGGGTGATGGAACCGGGCTCGAGCATCGTCAACGTGTCGAGCATGCTCGGCCTGGTCAAGTCGGTTCTCCCCCAGGCCGCCTACGCCGCGAGCAAGGCCGGTCTGATCGGGCTGACCCGCGACCTGTCGCACCAGTGGGCACAACGCAAGGGGATCCGGGTCAACGCCGTCGCTCCCGGCTTCGTCGAAACGGACATGATCTCGGAGATGGGCGACGACACGCTCGCGGAGTTCCTGCGTGGTAGTTCGTTGGGCCGCACCGCCACCCAGCGCGAGATCGACGCCGCCGTGATCTTCCTGGCGAGTCCGGCCTCCGGATACGTCACCGGTTCTACGCTCGCTGTGGACGGCGGCACATCCGGCCACTGA
- a CDS encoding GNAT family N-acetyltransferase, which produces MISYRWYPELEPEDRDEVLDLVATAAGFDDEAGFSRIHPADVTAASDGSGKVFHLPVKARRDLSAREDAPLVIVAYLHLKVDAEGYGTVQFVVHPDYRSRGVATTLVEEMDLDTAAEGGWQGTGAHALRCWAYSTHPAADRLARRFGIRTAGRLWTIFRHLSGPFAHPLEPVAEFGDAAIGAPLALGDPAAREVIDRVLDASSLPAVQRERLLDEIRLGDGHVVVAEDASGKPAGFVWYDPVLSTHLELRAAWIRALVLTDAVRGAGLGTGLLTAALGMLRGAGAQIGLMRIDPDNAAAVRMCRLMWFEQEEEHSCFQVGEWVGVPGFQR; this is translated from the coding sequence ATGATCTCGTATCGGTGGTACCCGGAACTGGAACCGGAGGATCGGGACGAGGTTCTGGATCTCGTCGCCACGGCCGCCGGATTCGACGACGAGGCGGGCTTCTCGCGGATCCACCCCGCGGACGTCACCGCCGCATCCGACGGCAGCGGGAAGGTCTTCCACCTCCCGGTCAAGGCGCGGCGCGATCTGAGCGCGCGCGAGGACGCCCCGCTGGTGATCGTGGCCTATCTGCATCTGAAGGTCGACGCCGAGGGGTACGGCACGGTGCAGTTCGTCGTGCATCCCGACTACCGCTCCCGCGGTGTCGCCACCACGCTGGTGGAGGAGATGGACCTGGACACTGCCGCCGAGGGCGGCTGGCAGGGGACCGGCGCGCACGCCCTCCGCTGCTGGGCGTACAGCACCCACCCCGCCGCCGACCGCCTCGCCCGGCGGTTCGGCATCCGGACCGCCGGGCGGTTGTGGACGATCTTCCGGCACCTGTCCGGGCCGTTCGCCCATCCGTTGGAGCCCGTCGCGGAGTTCGGCGACGCCGCGATCGGTGCACCCCTCGCGCTCGGAGATCCCGCGGCGCGCGAGGTGATCGACCGCGTGCTCGACGCGTCCTCGCTCCCGGCGGTGCAGCGCGAGCGACTCCTCGACGAGATCCGGCTCGGGGACGGGCATGTCGTCGTCGCCGAAGACGCGTCCGGCAAGCCCGCCGGATTCGTCTGGTACGACCCCGTGCTGTCGACGCATCTCGAGCTGCGGGCCGCGTGGATCCGGGCGCTCGTCCTCACCGACGCCGTCCGCGGAGCGGGGCTCGGCACCGGGTTGCTCACCGCGGCGCTCGGGATGCTGCGGGGCGCCGGTGCCCAGATCGGATTGATGCGCATCGATCCGGACAACGCTGCGGCGGTGCGGATGTGCCGGCTCATGTGGTTCGAGCAGGAGGAGGAGCACTCGTGCTTCCAGGTCGGGGAGTGGGTGGGGGTCCCCGGCTTCCAGCGTTGA
- a CDS encoding TetR family transcriptional regulator, which translates to MARPSKPLISRAAAVAASIEIIDSEGLEAFSLPRLAKHLGVRAPSLYHHFSDKSEILSAVARQIAGAGPMPRRKPGPDWPEYFVTLSLNLRRSILKHRNAAPILLQYLPRDVLIGTYEETAAFLEASGVPARLHVQILDGMERLTLGAVLTEAMRPPSTKSTIFPNVDPESQPMLARALTENEMTSKQLFEEMIRSFLYGVMRNEDGTE; encoded by the coding sequence ATGGCCCGACCGTCGAAACCGCTAATCAGTCGCGCGGCCGCGGTGGCCGCATCCATCGAGATCATCGATTCCGAAGGGCTCGAGGCCTTCAGCCTGCCGCGTCTCGCGAAGCATCTCGGGGTGCGAGCCCCCTCGCTCTACCACCATTTCTCCGACAAGTCGGAGATCCTCTCCGCGGTCGCCCGGCAGATCGCCGGTGCGGGGCCGATGCCGCGGCGCAAGCCCGGACCGGACTGGCCCGAGTACTTCGTGACGCTCAGCCTCAACCTGCGTCGATCGATCCTCAAGCACCGCAACGCGGCACCGATCCTGCTGCAGTACCTTCCACGCGACGTGCTCATCGGCACCTACGAGGAGACCGCCGCCTTCCTGGAGGCGTCGGGGGTTCCCGCGCGGCTGCACGTGCAGATCCTGGACGGCATGGAGCGTCTGACGCTCGGCGCGGTGCTCACCGAGGCGATGCGCCCGCCGAGCACGAAGTCGACGATCTTCCCGAACGTCGACCCCGAGTCCCAGCCGATGCTCGCGCGGGCCCTCACCGAGAACGAGATGACCTCGAAGCAGCTGTTCGAGGAGATGATCCGCAGCTTCCTGTACGGCGTGATGCGCAACGAGGACGGCACCGAGTAG
- a CDS encoding mycofactocin-coupled SDR family oxidoreductase: MGRLDGKVAFITGAARGQGRSHAVRLAEEGASIIAMDICDQIPTVFYPMATKEDLDETARLVEKAGGRIVTSVGDVRNLDDVQRAYDAGIAEFGKVDIVLPNAGIMPVIGPGDQRQAWHDAIDTMLTGVWHVLEVTVPGLVERGEGGSIIITSSAAGLTSIGLNTFPGQVGYTAAKHGVVGLMRIYAKQLAPHRIRVNTIHPTGVNTPMVANAEYAEFLTANPEVAADESYKNPMPVELIEAEDISNAIVYLASDEARYVTGVTFPVDAGYNIR; encoded by the coding sequence ATGGGTCGACTCGACGGAAAGGTCGCGTTCATCACCGGTGCGGCTCGTGGCCAGGGGCGGTCGCACGCCGTCCGGCTCGCGGAGGAAGGCGCGTCCATCATCGCGATGGACATCTGCGACCAGATCCCCACCGTCTTCTATCCGATGGCCACCAAGGAGGATCTCGACGAGACGGCCCGCCTGGTGGAGAAGGCCGGCGGACGGATCGTCACCTCGGTGGGCGACGTCCGTAACCTCGACGACGTCCAGCGCGCCTACGACGCCGGCATCGCCGAGTTCGGCAAGGTCGACATCGTGCTCCCCAACGCCGGGATCATGCCCGTCATCGGACCGGGCGACCAGCGTCAGGCCTGGCACGACGCCATCGACACGATGCTCACCGGCGTGTGGCACGTGCTCGAGGTGACCGTGCCCGGGCTCGTCGAACGCGGCGAGGGCGGGTCCATCATCATCACCAGCTCCGCTGCGGGCCTGACGAGCATCGGCCTGAACACCTTCCCCGGTCAGGTCGGCTACACCGCCGCCAAGCACGGCGTGGTGGGCCTCATGCGGATCTACGCGAAGCAACTTGCCCCGCACCGGATCCGCGTCAACACCATCCACCCCACCGGCGTGAACACCCCCATGGTGGCCAACGCCGAGTACGCCGAATTCCTCACCGCCAACCCCGAGGTGGCCGCGGACGAGTCGTACAAGAACCCCATGCCGGTCGAACTGATCGAGGCCGAGGACATCAGCAACGCGATCGTCTACCTCGCCTCCGACGAGGCGCGCTACGTCACCGGGGTCACCTTCCCCGTCGACGCCGGCTACAACATCCGCTGA
- a CDS encoding enoyl-CoA hydratase-related protein, with amino-acid sequence MSETGNENPVVLERHGEIAVIRLNRPDRLNAFTNEMGERVIEVFDETDADDDVRAVVVTGTGRGFCAGADLAAGGDTFVLGDDPDTGGAPPDLGGRVTLRIYRSLKPVIAAINGPAAGVGVTMTLPADVRIAADTAKFGFVFTRRGLVPEACSTWFLPRAVGISTAVEWTVGGKTVPVAEALDRGLVREVVPAGQVLDRALEVARELVSGTAPVSAALTRQLMWRMLGAPDPEIAHRAESVGIYVRGTSDDVREGVEAFLDKREPKFPNRVSDGLPDLFGN; translated from the coding sequence GTGTCCGAGACCGGCAACGAGAACCCCGTCGTTCTCGAACGTCACGGCGAGATCGCCGTGATCCGTCTGAATCGACCGGATCGTCTCAACGCCTTCACGAACGAGATGGGTGAACGCGTCATCGAGGTGTTCGACGAGACCGATGCCGACGACGACGTGCGCGCCGTCGTCGTCACCGGGACGGGACGGGGGTTCTGCGCCGGTGCTGATCTCGCGGCCGGGGGCGACACCTTCGTCCTCGGCGACGATCCCGACACGGGTGGCGCGCCGCCGGACCTGGGCGGACGCGTCACCCTGCGGATCTACCGGTCCCTCAAGCCGGTGATCGCCGCGATCAACGGCCCCGCGGCCGGGGTCGGTGTGACCATGACCCTGCCCGCCGACGTTCGCATCGCAGCGGACACCGCGAAGTTCGGTTTCGTGTTCACCCGCCGCGGACTCGTCCCGGAGGCGTGCTCGACCTGGTTCCTGCCGCGCGCGGTGGGGATCTCGACGGCCGTCGAATGGACGGTCGGCGGGAAGACCGTGCCGGTCGCGGAGGCACTCGACCGGGGGCTGGTCCGCGAGGTCGTGCCGGCCGGGCAGGTCCTCGACCGGGCCCTGGAGGTCGCACGGGAGCTGGTGTCCGGCACCGCCCCGGTGTCCGCGGCTCTGACCAGGCAGTTGATGTGGCGGATGCTCGGTGCCCCCGACCCGGAGATCGCCCACCGCGCCGAATCGGTGGGGATCTACGTCCGGGGGACGTCCGACGACGTCCGGGAGGGCGTCGAGGCGTTCCTCGACAAGCGGGAACCGAAGTTCCCCAACCGTGTCTCGGACGGTCTGCCGGATCTGTTCGGCAACTGA
- a CDS encoding TetR/AcrR family transcriptional regulator, with the protein MARRRSGVLGDDAETARGKILKAAETMFQRYGVVKTTMDDIAKEAGVSRPTVYRYFGDRDSLIIALIETRSRRLFDKARDYLRERPTFAEQIVDGLIFLVDRGRQDPIVRLIVSPEHMDMATALVGSSGLAARLTFEMWAPLLEEARERGEIREGLTDEEICQWIALVQLILVGRMDFHSDDDPDNRRMLTNFLLPCIIKDAPAPQSR; encoded by the coding sequence ATGGCGCGACGGCGGTCGGGAGTACTCGGCGACGACGCGGAAACGGCGCGCGGCAAGATCCTGAAGGCCGCCGAGACGATGTTCCAGCGGTACGGGGTCGTGAAGACCACCATGGACGACATCGCGAAGGAGGCCGGCGTCTCGCGGCCGACGGTGTACCGCTACTTCGGGGACCGCGATTCGCTGATCATCGCGCTGATCGAGACGCGCTCGCGCCGCCTCTTCGACAAGGCCCGCGACTACCTGCGCGAACGGCCCACCTTCGCCGAGCAGATCGTGGACGGTCTGATCTTCCTCGTCGACCGGGGCCGGCAGGACCCCATCGTCCGGCTGATCGTCAGCCCCGAGCACATGGACATGGCCACCGCGCTGGTGGGCAGCAGTGGTCTCGCCGCACGGCTGACCTTCGAGATGTGGGCGCCGCTGCTCGAGGAGGCCCGGGAGCGCGGTGAGATCCGCGAGGGGCTCACCGACGAGGAGATCTGCCAGTGGATCGCGCTGGTGCAGCTCATCCTGGTGGGGCGCATGGACTTCCACTCGGACGACGATCCGGACAATCGGCGCATGCTCACCAACTTCCT
- a CDS encoding alpha/beta fold hydrolase, which translates to MTVTTETVHLPGDGLRLTADLWRPDPSGGHNGTVLLLHGGGQTRHSWQRTGGRLAEHGWRAYTIDARGHGDSEWAADGDYSPDAHARDIRAVTDFLGEAPVLVGASMGGLASLVAAGEHPGLARALVLVDITPKAEPNGITRITEFMRAGLDGFDSLDDVLEAVIAYNPNRRRPPRKEGLRKNLRHRDGRWYWHWDPRLLSDREKLIATEIAREERARAAARAVTVPTLLIRGAQSDVVSDEGANELLDLIPGARLVDVSGAGHMVSGDDNDVLSRGLIEFLDEAVLTS; encoded by the coding sequence ATGACCGTCACCACCGAGACCGTGCACCTGCCGGGCGACGGGCTGCGCCTGACCGCCGATCTGTGGAGGCCCGACCCGTCCGGCGGACACAACGGGACCGTGCTGCTCCTGCACGGCGGCGGCCAGACCCGGCACTCGTGGCAACGCACCGGCGGCCGTCTCGCCGAACACGGCTGGCGGGCGTACACGATCGATGCGCGCGGCCACGGGGACAGCGAGTGGGCCGCCGACGGCGACTACTCCCCCGATGCCCACGCCCGCGACATCCGGGCGGTCACCGACTTCCTCGGCGAAGCTCCCGTCCTGGTGGGTGCATCCATGGGTGGTCTGGCCTCGCTCGTCGCCGCGGGGGAACATCCCGGGCTCGCCCGCGCCCTGGTCCTGGTGGACATCACCCCCAAGGCCGAACCGAACGGCATCACCCGGATCACCGAGTTCATGCGCGCCGGACTGGACGGCTTCGACAGCCTCGACGACGTGCTCGAGGCGGTGATCGCGTACAACCCGAACCGCCGGCGCCCGCCCCGCAAGGAGGGGCTGCGCAAGAACCTGCGCCACCGCGACGGCCGGTGGTACTGGCACTGGGATCCGCGGCTGCTCTCCGACCGCGAGAAGCTGATCGCGACGGAGATCGCCCGGGAGGAACGCGCCCGGGCCGCCGCCCGCGCCGTCACCGTCCCCACCCTGCTGATCCGCGGCGCCCAGTCCGACGTGGTCAGCGACGAGGGCGCGAACGAACTGCTCGACCTGATTCCCGGGGCGCGGCTCGTCGACGTGAGCGGGGCCGGCCACATGGTCAGCGGCGACGACAACGACGTGCTCAGCAGGGGCCTGATCGAGTTCCTCGACGAGGCGGTTCTCACGTCCTGA
- a CDS encoding aldehyde dehydrogenase gives MTTTEAATPTVPTFADRDKVFIGGRWVESTGNEWVDVVDSFSEQRVARVRTATAEDVARAVAAARESFDKGEWASKTMEERATVIDAIADGLQARFEELTAIGVAEVGVPVGVSHQTQQMIGGLFRAVAEVARNVSTFEERPRMGGGVSRIVKEPTGVVAAIIPWNGPIGNIAFKLAPALVAGCSVVLKTAPDAPLSPCVFADVVAELVEQGRIPEGVVSVLCADREVSETLVTNPDVDHITFTGSTAAGRRIAALASERIARVSLELGGKSAAIILDDADLNHVLQTLPMGGCLQSGQACIALTRILVSKKRHDEVLEALKAAYGSLPLGNPWEPTNFLGPLATKHHQQRVLGYIDIAKEDGAKVVLGGGVPEGLEKGFFVAPTLLDGVDPDSRIAQEEVFGPVFSLITYEDEEDAIAIANNSIYGLSGAVYTEDIDHGYEIARRIRTGTISVNTSAMDFSLPFGGYKQSGIGREGGPEGLKEFFEIKTVHMPA, from the coding sequence ATGACCACCACCGAAGCGGCGACCCCCACGGTCCCGACCTTCGCCGACCGCGACAAGGTCTTCATCGGAGGCCGCTGGGTCGAGTCCACCGGTAACGAGTGGGTCGACGTCGTCGACTCGTTCAGCGAGCAGCGTGTCGCCCGTGTGCGCACCGCCACCGCCGAGGACGTCGCCCGCGCCGTCGCGGCCGCCCGCGAATCCTTCGACAAGGGCGAATGGGCGTCGAAGACCATGGAGGAACGCGCCACCGTCATCGACGCCATCGCCGACGGACTCCAGGCACGATTCGAGGAACTGACCGCCATCGGCGTCGCCGAGGTCGGTGTCCCGGTCGGTGTCAGCCACCAGACCCAGCAGATGATCGGCGGACTCTTCCGCGCGGTCGCCGAGGTCGCCCGCAACGTCTCCACGTTCGAGGAACGCCCCCGGATGGGCGGCGGGGTCTCCCGCATCGTGAAGGAGCCCACGGGCGTCGTCGCGGCGATCATCCCCTGGAACGGCCCGATCGGGAACATCGCTTTCAAGCTGGCCCCGGCTCTCGTCGCCGGCTGCTCGGTCGTGCTCAAGACGGCCCCGGACGCGCCGCTGTCGCCGTGCGTGTTCGCCGACGTCGTCGCCGAACTCGTCGAGCAGGGACGCATCCCCGAGGGCGTCGTGAGCGTGCTGTGCGCCGACCGTGAGGTCTCCGAGACCCTCGTCACCAACCCCGATGTCGACCACATCACCTTCACGGGCAGCACCGCCGCGGGCCGCCGCATCGCAGCCCTCGCGAGTGAACGCATCGCCCGTGTGTCGCTCGAGCTCGGCGGCAAGTCCGCAGCGATCATCCTCGACGACGCGGACCTGAACCACGTCCTGCAGACCCTACCCATGGGTGGCTGCCTGCAGTCCGGCCAGGCCTGCATCGCGCTCACCCGCATCCTCGTGTCGAAGAAGCGCCACGACGAGGTGCTCGAGGCACTCAAGGCCGCCTACGGCTCTCTGCCGCTGGGCAATCCTTGGGAGCCCACGAACTTCCTCGGCCCCCTCGCCACCAAGCACCACCAGCAGCGGGTGCTCGGCTACATCGACATCGCGAAGGAGGACGGCGCGAAGGTCGTGCTCGGCGGTGGCGTCCCCGAGGGCCTGGAGAAGGGCTTCTTCGTCGCGCCGACCCTGCTCGACGGTGTCGATCCCGACTCGCGGATCGCTCAAGAGGAGGTCTTCGGCCCGGTCTTCTCGCTGATCACCTACGAGGACGAGGAGGACGCGATCGCGATCGCGAACAACTCGATCTACGGCCTGTCCGGCGCCGTCTACACCGAGGACATCGACCACGGTTACGAGATCGCCCGCCGCATCCGCACGGGTACGATCAGCGTCAACACCTCGGCCATGGACTTCTCGCTGCCGTTCGGCGGTTACAAGCAGTCGGGCATCGGCCGTGAGGGTGGCCCCGAGGGACTCAAGGAGTTCTTCGAGATCAAGACCGTGCACATGCCTGCATAG